From Candoia aspera isolate rCanAsp1 chromosome 4, rCanAsp1.hap2, whole genome shotgun sequence, a single genomic window includes:
- the CSGALNACT1 gene encoding chondroitin sulfate N-acetylgalactosaminyltransferase 1, which yields MMVRRGTVAWLPRIVVLLVFLCCAASVFYMLTCTPRGNHQQPAFLSVNSPTGKEEYQAILQEREEHYWDHINSLKRQIAELKDELQKRNEQLKNMQGHDTDSLGVRLDPGNSEKSQKALLQFLHSQIDKAEIHTGIKLSTEYAVLPFESFTQQKVYQLEMGLTRHPEEKPVRKDRRDELAEAIESGLEILNSPKSNSNTHHRMYSISDFTEGIHRTERDKGTLYELTFKGDKEYEFKRIVLFRPFGPIMKVVNENLNMAHTFINVIVPLAKRASKFQQFMHNFREVGMQQDGRIHLTVVYFGSEQMSEVKGILENISKSANFRNYTFIQLNEVFSRGKGLDVGARFWKGNNVVLFFCDVDIYFTMEFLNTCRLNTQPGKKVFYPVLFSQYNPSLIYGYHNSIPPLKQQLVIKKETGFWRDFGFGMTCQFRSDYINIGGFDLGIKGWGGEDVHLYRKYLHSNLMVIRTPVRGLFHLWHEKHCLDELTPEQYKMCIQSKAMNEASHDQLGLLVFQREIEAHRHKQKANSRNV from the exons ATGATGGTTCGTCGTGGGACAGTAGCATGGCTCCCTCGGATAGTAGTTCTGCTTGTGTTCCTCTGCTGTGCAGCATCTGTGTTCTACATGTTGACTTGCACTCCAAGAGGTAACCATCAGCAACCTGCATTCCTCAGCGTTAACAGCCCAACAGGAAAAGAGGAATATCAGGCAATCCTACAAGAAAGAGAAGAGCATTACTGGGATCACATCAACAGTCTGAAGAGGCAGATTGCTGAGCTGAAGGATGAGCTTCAGAAAAGGAATGAACAATTGAAGAACATGCAAGGTCATGATACTGACTCACTGGGGGTTAGACTAGACCCAGGGAACTCTGAGAAGTCCCAGAAAGCCCTGTTGCAGTTCCTCCATTCCCAGATAGACAAAGCAGAAATACATACTGGCATCAAGCTATCCACTGAGTATGCTGTACTGCCCTTTGAGAGCTTCACCCAACAAAAAGTGTATCAGCTGGAGATGGGACTTACACGTCATCCTGAGGAGAAGCCTGTGAGGAAGGACAGGAGGGATGAATTGGCAGAAGCGATTGAGTCAGGCCTGGAGATTTTAAATAGTCCAAAGAGTAACAGCAACACACACCATCGAATGTACTCCATCTCTGACTTCACAGAAG GCATTCACCGGACTGAAAGAGATAAAGGCACTCTATATGAGTTGACATTCAAAGGAGACAAAGAATATGAATTCAAGCGCATTGTTCTGTTCAGACCGTTTGGCCCCATCATGAAGGTTGTGAATGAAAACCTCAATATGGCCCACACCTTTATTAATGTCATAGTGCCACTGGCAAAAAGGGCCAGCAAGTTTCAGCAATTTATGCACAATTTCAG GGAGGTGGGTATGCAGCAAGATGGAAGAATTCACCTGACTGTAGTTTACTTTGGAAGTGAACAAATGAGTGAAGTCAAAGGAATCCTAGAAAACATATCCAA aTCAGCTAACTTCAGGAATTACACATTTATCCAGCTGAATGAAGTATTCTCCAGAGGGAAAGGCCTGGATGTAGGTGCAAGATTTTGGAAAGGAAACAATGTTGTACTTTTTTTCTGTGATGTAGATATATATTTCACAATGGAATTCCTGAACACGTGTAGACTGAACACACAACCAG GAAAGAAAGTATTTTATCCTGTTCTTTTCAGCCAGTACAATCCAAGTCTAATATATGGATACCACAATTCCATTCCACCCTTAAAACAACAGCTG GTAATAAAAAAAGAGACAGGATTTTGGAGAGACTTTGGGTTTGGAATGACTTGTCAGTTTCGATCTGATTATATCAATATTG gAGGATTTGATCTTGGCATTAAAGGATGGGGAGGAGAAGATGTACATCTGTACCGTAAATACCTTCACAGCAACCTCATGGTGATCAGGACACCAGTCCGGGGCCTTTTCCACCTCTGGCACGAAAAGCATTGCTTGGATGAGCTGACCCCAGAACAGTATAAGATGTGCATCCAGTCTAAAGCCATGAATGAAGCTTCTCATGACCAGCTAGGCTTGCTGGTCTTCCAACGGGAGATTGAAGCTCATCGccacaaacaaaaagcaaacagtAGGAATGTGTGA